One genomic segment of Impatiens glandulifera chromosome 6, dImpGla2.1, whole genome shotgun sequence includes these proteins:
- the LOC124943525 gene encoding uncharacterized protein LOC124943525, whose translation MTHNERPLMLNSEEFVDCKVQMYLHLITMDDEMCSILKEGPIKIDKEIGAWTAEDRRRNNLDNHCKRHIFKYLDNNTFGKVRDCQSAKEAWKTIIQLHEGNERTKENKILVVTQKYENIRMKPRENMKEFSDQFTSVVNKLYTLGNRYDNREIIVKEFRS comes from the coding sequence ATGACTCACAATGAAAGACCCCTGATGCTAAATAGTGAGGAGTTTGTCGATTGCAAAgttcagatgtatctacatctgatcactatggatgatgaaatgTGCTCCATCCTAAAAGAAGGTCCAATAAAGATAGATAAGGAGATCGGTGCATGGACGGCTGAAGACAGaaggagaaacaacctggacaaccattgcaagAGACACATCTTCAAATATCTAGACAACAACACTTTCGGTAAAGTTAGAGATTGTCAaagtgcaaaggaagcctggaaAACTATCATTCAGCTCCATGAAGGTAACGAAAGGACAAAGGAAAATAAGATTCTGGTGGTAACtcagaagtatgagaacatcaGAATGAAGCCTagagaaaacatgaaggaatttagtGATCAGTTCACTAGTGTGGTAAACAAGCTATATACACTTGGAAATAGATACGATAATCGGGAAATAATTGTTAAGGAATTCAGATCTTAA